From Deferrisoma camini S3R1, the proteins below share one genomic window:
- a CDS encoding HD-GYP domain-containing protein — protein sequence MIKEPRVQLFDLIECLSKAMDLVCPSLVNHHERVAYIAFSIGAEIGLPPERLRELVMAGSLHDSGALSLRERLDALRFDVEDPFEHAELGYLLLRSFEPLGAVARLVRHHHVHWDTRGEVSDAVGEDVPLESHILHLADRVAVLIRDGEETLGQVRGICEKIEERSGTLFSPELVEVFRSLAVKEYFWLDAASNSPGGVLRSMVGLETTELGLRGLLGLSNLFRQIIDFRSRFTATHSVGVAVSAEALAREAGFSDRECLMMRVAGHLHDLGKLAVPVEVLEKPGPLTGGELGIIRSHTFHTYRILEPIRDLETINAWGAFHHERIDGTGYPFHHRGEDLSLGSRIMAVADVFTAVTEDRPYRAGMAKGEALRVLQRMAERRSLDRSVVVMLERRYDEINAARIAAQTAADEEYRRFLPPDEPKRHVG from the coding sequence ATGATCAAAGAACCCCGCGTCCAACTGTTCGACCTGATCGAGTGCCTCTCGAAGGCCATGGATCTGGTCTGCCCATCGCTGGTCAACCACCACGAGCGGGTGGCCTACATTGCGTTCAGCATCGGCGCGGAGATCGGCCTTCCGCCCGAGCGGCTGAGGGAGCTGGTGATGGCCGGCTCGCTCCACGACAGCGGGGCCCTGTCCCTGCGGGAGCGGCTCGACGCGCTGCGGTTCGACGTGGAGGATCCGTTCGAGCATGCCGAGCTCGGGTACCTGCTCCTCCGGAGCTTCGAGCCCCTGGGGGCGGTGGCCCGGCTCGTGCGTCACCACCACGTGCACTGGGACACCCGTGGGGAGGTTTCGGACGCCGTGGGGGAGGACGTCCCGCTGGAGAGCCATATCCTGCACCTGGCGGACCGGGTGGCCGTGCTGATCCGGGACGGGGAGGAGACCCTGGGTCAGGTCAGGGGGATCTGCGAGAAGATCGAAGAACGTTCGGGCACCCTGTTCTCCCCCGAGCTGGTGGAGGTGTTTCGCTCCTTGGCCGTGAAGGAGTACTTCTGGCTCGACGCGGCCTCCAACTCGCCGGGCGGTGTGCTGCGGAGCATGGTGGGGCTCGAGACCACCGAGCTTGGGCTCCGGGGACTTCTGGGCCTGTCGAACCTGTTCCGGCAGATCATCGACTTCCGGAGCCGGTTCACGGCCACCCATTCCGTTGGGGTGGCCGTGAGCGCCGAGGCCCTGGCCCGGGAGGCCGGCTTCTCCGACCGGGAGTGTCTCATGATGCGGGTGGCGGGCCACCTGCACGACCTGGGCAAGCTGGCCGTGCCCGTGGAGGTGTTGGAGAAGCCGGGTCCGCTCACCGGGGGAGAGCTGGGGATCATCCGCAGCCACACCTTCCACACCTACCGCATCCTGGAGCCGATCCGCGACCTGGAGACCATCAACGCCTGGGGCGCGTTCCACCACGAGCGGATCGACGGCACGGGGTACCCGTTCCACCACCGGGGCGAGGACCTGTCGCTGGGCTCACGGATCATGGCCGTTGCCGACGTGTTCACGGCCGTCACCGAGGACCGGCCCTACCGGGCGGGCATGGCCAAAGGGGAGGCCCTTCGGGTCCTTCAAAGGATGGCCGAGAGAAGAAGTCTGGATCGGTCGGTGGTGGTGATGCTCGAACGCCGGTACGACGAGATCAACGCCGCCCGCATCGCCGCCCAGACGGCGGCCGACGAAGAGTACCGAAGGTTCCTGCCGCCCGACGAACCCAAGCGGCACGTCGGGTGA
- a CDS encoding peptidoglycan DD-metalloendopeptidase family protein, producing the protein MKRDSGFVTIEWTSGVSGETNRLTLSRRILLLGLGGLLAAGLAAVVGTATAVRLHSETATLRAQLAELTRQRDDLTQRLATAEEELESVREGMARVRAEEAKIRSWLGLQGEGEEEGKSQDQSSPAGGQGSLGDVDLDAVAPADRTAQADEGAEEGPSPAGLTSQVEALADDLTDLARAVEAQKRSWDAIPAITPVAGEHWISSGFGWRRSPFTGKREFHNGVDMAGREGTPIVAPADGRVVRVVRDVNLGRGVTIDHGNGIRTIFGHMAKVLVKRGQRVRRGDRIGLMGSTGRRSTGPHLHYSVKVDGKYVNPRHYMLDRNRPPYTVAKGARR; encoded by the coding sequence ATGAAGAGGGATTCCGGTTTCGTAACCATCGAGTGGACCTCGGGGGTCTCGGGAGAGACCAACCGCTTGACCCTGTCTCGACGGATCCTCCTGCTGGGGCTCGGGGGTCTTCTGGCAGCCGGCTTGGCGGCCGTGGTGGGCACGGCCACGGCGGTGCGGCTCCACAGCGAGACCGCCACCCTCAGGGCTCAGCTGGCCGAGCTCACCCGCCAGCGCGACGACCTGACCCAGCGGCTCGCCACGGCCGAGGAGGAGCTGGAGAGCGTGAGGGAGGGCATGGCCCGGGTCCGGGCGGAGGAGGCGAAGATCCGCTCCTGGCTCGGGCTTCAGGGCGAGGGGGAGGAAGAAGGGAAATCGCAGGACCAAAGCAGCCCGGCCGGCGGGCAGGGCAGCCTGGGAGACGTGGATCTGGACGCCGTGGCCCCGGCCGACCGGACCGCCCAGGCCGACGAGGGGGCCGAGGAGGGCCCGTCCCCCGCGGGCCTGACCTCCCAGGTGGAGGCCCTGGCCGACGATCTGACCGACCTGGCCCGGGCCGTGGAGGCCCAGAAGCGCTCGTGGGACGCGATCCCGGCCATCACCCCCGTGGCCGGGGAGCACTGGATCAGCTCGGGGTTCGGCTGGCGGCGGAGCCCGTTCACCGGCAAGCGCGAGTTTCACAACGGCGTGGACATGGCCGGGCGGGAGGGCACCCCCATCGTGGCGCCGGCCGACGGCCGGGTGGTGCGGGTGGTGCGGGACGTCAACCTGGGCCGGGGCGTCACCATCGACCACGGAAACGGCATCCGCACGATCTTCGGCCACATGGCCAAGGTGCTGGTCAAACGGGGTCAGCGGGTCCGCCGGGGCGACCGGATCGGGCTCATGGGCTCCACCGGCCGCCGCTCCACCGGCCCCCATCTGCACTACTCCGTCAAGGTGGACGGCAAGTACGTGAACCCCCGGCACTACATGTTGGACCGGAACCGTCCGCCCTACACCGTGGCCAAGGGGGCTCGCCGCTGA
- a CDS encoding DUF2162 family putative transporter, with amino-acid sequence MEIKSLVLGILFATGAFAAKGGVGLAYGLEGAQGAGRRVLVAAGFAAAYAALFAGALAVAPRLDPATHLPRIQRLVASGMTVHLVLAAGLLVWGVRLLRQPAAAARPTRAHWLLVVPCPVCLTVVLLITGFLVALLPGTAAWAVAGAYGTFVGVAGATAAVILTSRRRARSAPERTLGWAMVGIGAYFLAAVVIMPQFGDIEGVYRLASHTGRAAPIPPSHARTTWTALTVAFLVGWARWAARLRRRSP; translated from the coding sequence ATGGAGATCAAGAGCCTCGTCCTCGGCATCCTGTTCGCCACCGGCGCCTTCGCCGCAAAAGGGGGAGTCGGCCTGGCCTACGGCCTGGAAGGGGCGCAGGGGGCCGGCCGTCGCGTCCTCGTGGCCGCCGGCTTCGCGGCCGCCTACGCCGCCCTGTTCGCAGGAGCCCTGGCCGTTGCCCCACGCCTGGACCCGGCGACGCACCTGCCCCGGATCCAAAGGCTCGTGGCCTCGGGTATGACGGTGCATCTGGTGCTCGCCGCCGGGCTTCTCGTCTGGGGCGTGCGACTCCTGCGCCAGCCCGCCGCCGCGGCCCGGCCCACCCGGGCCCACTGGCTCCTGGTGGTCCCGTGCCCGGTGTGCCTCACCGTGGTCCTGCTGATCACCGGCTTCCTGGTGGCCCTTCTTCCCGGGACCGCGGCCTGGGCGGTGGCAGGGGCGTACGGGACCTTCGTTGGGGTGGCCGGAGCCACGGCCGCCGTGATTCTGACAAGTCGACGGCGCGCACGCTCGGCCCCCGAGCGCACCCTGGGGTGGGCCATGGTCGGGATCGGGGCCTACTTTCTCGCGGCCGTGGTGATCATGCCCCAGTTCGGGGACATCGAGGGGGTCTACCGTCTCGCCTCCCACACCGGCAGGGCGGCTCCGATACCCCCGTCCCACGCCCGGACCACCTGGACCGCCTTGACCGTCGCGTTTCTCGTGGGCTGGGCCCGCTGGGCCGCTCGGCTGCGGAGGAGATCCCCATGA
- a CDS encoding DUF2149 domain-containing protein: MRYLSRNRRRFLSETGDADPLTGLANLFDIGLVFIVGLLMTLFAVYRMQDLFDQRSEVTILKKGPEGELEIITKKGTRVKALRATRDRVEGRGERLGTAYRLENGTVVYVPE; the protein is encoded by the coding sequence ATGCGCTACCTGTCGAGAAACCGAAGGCGGTTTCTGTCTGAGACCGGGGATGCGGATCCCCTGACAGGGCTCGCCAACCTGTTCGACATCGGGCTCGTGTTCATCGTGGGGCTCCTGATGACCCTGTTTGCCGTGTACCGGATGCAGGACCTGTTCGACCAGCGCTCGGAGGTCACCATCCTGAAGAAAGGGCCGGAGGGGGAGCTGGAGATCATCACGAAAAAGGGCACACGGGTGAAGGCCCTGCGGGCCACCCGCGACCGGGTCGAGGGCCGGGGGGAGCGGCTCGGCACGGCCTACCGCCTGGAGAACGGCACCGTGGTGTACGTGCCGGAGTGA
- a CDS encoding cobaltochelatase subunit CobN — protein MRTRWIPFVMPGLLGSLALATVAAGAGPRRLGLFVGDSDALTCHRAVEDLDLPGLEVRVFTGRDAGTPSFEAFVGRMDAAVVDIMHRQPAQWLLEHADRVKPGARLYAVRTASANQPFVDAGFRFDPGVRAYYAFPSEANVRNLVRLVAARDLGVTADHEPPDLPPDTFLYHPDAPGPFPDMDGYLAWYRSSGHLREGALWSLVTAFPTYVIEGKRAPLDALVRAYERRGINVAVLAGSFTTAGTEHFARLVSRSPLDARLGSVTAFNLTFSSILSSDLLSVLDRTDVPVLNAQYLFFTPGDAWAASPRGMSPAEIALQFSTPELTGLIEPTVVGVKEPVTDQAGREIGYAYVPVAAQVERLARRAARWHALRTTPNRDKRLFLMFYNHGAGKQNIGASYLNVFRSITRILERLRREGYDVGDGRISEDLVQDLLMKGARNIGSWAPGELDRLMARGDVVTVPVARYREWLRDLPPAFVAGVERDWGPPEGSTIMVKDGAFVLPVVRLGNLWLGPQPSRGWADDPEKLFHSTTLYPHHQYVAFYLWLQHELRPDALISLGTHGTHEWLPGKQAGLSPSCPPEVLLGDIPSVYPYIVDDVGEGIQAKRRGRAAVVDHATPPFRRAGLYRETATLAGLISEYRAASSDRVRDERLERIRRLARQTGLMKELGIAELDADGLETLEHHLMALRTELVPYGLHTFGESPSGEALRETAEAVAEHGGEPARAVAERLEACGPAELDRLVRALRGGYVPPGPGNDPVRNPESLPTGRNFYGFDPDKVPSREAYAAGRKAAEDLIRSYRAKHDGAFPDRVGIVLWSVETIRDEGIDVAQALHLMGMRPVWDHRDKVTGVEPIPGAALGRPRVDVLLQMSGLFRDTFPAVALLLDRAVKQAAALTDVENYVRRNTERLREALVRRGVDPEEARRLSTVRLFSAEPGAYGTQVSQMTAASGQWEDPDTIADAFIERVSFAYSSEFWGRRLTGVYRDQLAGVDATVHSISSNLYGTLDNDDMFQFLGALSMAVRRVSGKDPDVFVSMQRVRGRGRVEDLARTLGTELRARYWNPRWIEGMEAEGYAGAREIEKFVEYLWGWQVTTPAAVGEDRWEETYRVYVEDDRGLGLKAFFEKANPWAYQSITARMLEAVRKGYWDADPAVVRRLAVEHATNLLQHGVACCDHTCNNPLLNQMIVNVLSVPGVMAPELVREFKLAVERATGQTLELRAEAVKKAVARVEAGFRADAAPERPPEPEAGPEARKPADRPGEGRERVEGYRMEEVKDPADTTRLSSSGVQWLAAVFVLVLLAFFGLGTRRR, from the coding sequence ATGAGAACCCGCTGGATTCCGTTCGTCATGCCGGGGCTTCTGGGGTCTCTCGCCCTGGCGACCGTGGCCGCCGGGGCCGGGCCCCGGCGCCTGGGCCTGTTCGTGGGCGACTCGGACGCCCTCACCTGCCACCGGGCCGTGGAGGACCTGGACCTCCCGGGCCTGGAGGTGCGGGTGTTCACCGGCCGGGACGCGGGCACCCCGTCGTTCGAGGCGTTCGTGGGCCGCATGGACGCGGCCGTGGTGGACATCATGCACCGCCAGCCCGCCCAATGGCTCCTGGAGCACGCCGACCGGGTGAAACCCGGCGCCCGGCTCTATGCGGTGCGCACCGCCTCGGCCAACCAGCCGTTCGTGGACGCGGGGTTCCGGTTCGACCCCGGGGTGCGGGCCTACTACGCGTTCCCCTCCGAGGCCAACGTCCGCAACCTGGTGCGGCTCGTCGCAGCCCGGGACCTGGGGGTGACCGCGGACCACGAGCCCCCGGACCTGCCCCCCGACACCTTCCTGTACCACCCCGACGCCCCCGGCCCGTTCCCGGACATGGACGGATACCTGGCATGGTACCGGTCCTCCGGCCACCTGAGGGAAGGGGCCCTGTGGAGCCTGGTGACGGCGTTTCCCACCTACGTGATCGAGGGCAAGCGGGCGCCCCTGGACGCCCTGGTGCGCGCCTACGAGCGCCGTGGGATCAACGTGGCCGTGCTGGCGGGCTCGTTCACCACCGCGGGCACGGAACACTTCGCCCGGCTCGTTTCCCGCTCCCCCCTGGACGCGCGCCTGGGGTCGGTCACGGCGTTCAACCTGACCTTCAGCTCGATCCTCTCGAGCGACCTCCTGTCGGTGCTCGACCGCACCGACGTGCCCGTTCTGAACGCCCAGTACCTGTTCTTCACCCCCGGGGACGCGTGGGCTGCCTCTCCCCGGGGGATGTCCCCGGCGGAGATCGCCCTCCAGTTCTCCACACCGGAACTCACCGGCCTGATCGAGCCCACGGTGGTGGGGGTCAAGGAGCCGGTGACCGACCAGGCGGGCCGGGAGATCGGGTACGCCTACGTGCCGGTGGCCGCCCAGGTGGAGCGCCTGGCCCGGCGCGCGGCCCGGTGGCACGCCCTCCGCACCACCCCGAACCGGGACAAGCGACTGTTCCTGATGTTCTACAACCACGGGGCGGGCAAGCAGAACATCGGCGCCAGCTACCTCAACGTGTTCCGAAGCATCACCCGCATCCTGGAGCGGCTGCGCCGGGAAGGCTACGACGTGGGGGACGGCCGGATCTCCGAGGACCTGGTCCAGGACCTCCTGATGAAGGGGGCCCGGAACATCGGGTCCTGGGCCCCGGGGGAGCTGGACCGGCTGATGGCCCGGGGCGACGTGGTCACCGTGCCCGTCGCCCGGTACCGGGAGTGGCTCCGGGACCTGCCCCCCGCGTTCGTGGCCGGGGTGGAGAGGGACTGGGGCCCGCCCGAGGGCTCCACCATCATGGTCAAGGACGGGGCGTTCGTCCTGCCCGTGGTGCGCCTGGGCAACCTGTGGCTCGGGCCCCAGCCCTCCCGGGGCTGGGCCGACGACCCGGAGAAGCTGTTCCACAGCACCACGCTCTACCCCCACCACCAGTACGTGGCGTTCTACCTGTGGCTCCAGCACGAGCTCCGGCCCGACGCCCTGATCAGCCTGGGGACCCACGGCACCCACGAGTGGCTCCCGGGCAAGCAGGCGGGGCTCTCCCCCTCGTGCCCCCCCGAGGTGCTCCTGGGGGACATCCCCAGCGTGTACCCCTACATCGTGGACGACGTGGGCGAGGGGATCCAGGCCAAGCGCCGGGGCCGGGCCGCGGTGGTGGACCACGCCACCCCGCCGTTCCGGCGGGCGGGGCTGTACCGGGAGACCGCCACCCTGGCGGGCCTGATCAGCGAGTACCGGGCGGCCTCCTCCGACCGGGTGCGCGACGAGCGCCTGGAGCGCATCCGCCGCCTGGCCCGGCAGACCGGGCTCATGAAGGAGCTCGGCATCGCCGAGCTCGACGCCGACGGCCTCGAGACCCTGGAGCACCACCTGATGGCCCTTCGCACCGAGCTCGTGCCCTACGGGCTCCACACCTTCGGCGAGTCCCCCTCGGGCGAGGCCCTCCGGGAGACGGCCGAGGCCGTCGCCGAGCACGGGGGCGAGCCGGCCCGGGCGGTGGCCGAGCGCCTCGAGGCCTGCGGCCCGGCCGAGCTCGACCGGCTGGTGCGGGCCCTGCGGGGGGGCTACGTGCCGCCCGGGCCGGGCAACGACCCGGTGCGCAACCCGGAGAGTCTGCCCACCGGCCGGAACTTCTACGGGTTCGACCCGGACAAGGTCCCCTCCCGGGAGGCCTATGCCGCGGGCCGCAAGGCGGCCGAGGACCTGATCCGGAGCTACCGGGCGAAGCACGACGGCGCGTTCCCGGACCGGGTGGGGATCGTGCTGTGGTCCGTGGAGACGATCCGGGACGAGGGGATCGACGTGGCCCAGGCCCTGCACCTCATGGGCATGCGCCCGGTGTGGGACCACCGGGACAAGGTGACCGGGGTCGAGCCGATCCCCGGCGCCGCCCTGGGCCGGCCCCGGGTGGACGTGCTCCTCCAGATGTCGGGCCTGTTCCGGGACACCTTCCCCGCCGTGGCCCTGCTGCTGGACCGGGCCGTGAAGCAGGCCGCGGCGCTCACCGACGTGGAGAACTACGTGCGCCGCAACACCGAGCGGCTCCGGGAGGCCCTGGTCCGCCGGGGGGTGGACCCGGAGGAGGCCCGCAGGCTCTCCACCGTGCGCCTGTTCTCGGCCGAGCCCGGGGCCTACGGCACCCAGGTCTCCCAGATGACCGCGGCGAGCGGCCAGTGGGAGGACCCCGACACCATCGCGGACGCGTTCATCGAGCGGGTCTCGTTCGCCTACTCGTCGGAGTTCTGGGGCCGCAGGCTCACCGGGGTGTACCGGGACCAGCTCGCCGGGGTGGACGCCACCGTGCACTCCATTTCAAGCAACCTGTACGGCACCCTGGACAACGACGACATGTTCCAGTTCCTGGGCGCCCTGAGCATGGCCGTGCGCCGTGTGTCGGGGAAAGACCCGGACGTGTTCGTCTCGATGCAGCGGGTCCGGGGCCGGGGCCGCGTCGAGGACCTGGCCCGGACCCTGGGCACGGAGCTGCGGGCCCGGTACTGGAACCCCCGGTGGATCGAGGGCATGGAGGCCGAGGGCTACGCCGGGGCCCGGGAGATCGAGAAGTTCGTGGAGTACCTGTGGGGGTGGCAGGTCACGACGCCGGCGGCCGTGGGGGAGGACCGGTGGGAGGAGACCTACCGGGTGTACGTGGAGGACGACCGGGGCCTGGGCCTCAAGGCGTTCTTCGAGAAGGCCAACCCCTGGGCCTACCAGTCCATCACGGCCCGGATGCTCGAGGCGGTGCGCAAGGGGTACTGGGACGCCGACCCGGCCGTGGTGCGCCGGCTCGCCGTGGAGCACGCCACCAACCTGCTCCAGCACGGGGTGGCGTGCTGCGACCACACCTGCAACAATCCCCTGCTCAACCAGATGATCGTCAACGTGCTCTCGGTGCCCGGGGTCATGGCCCCCGAGCTCGTGCGGGAGTTCAAGCTGGCGGTGGAGCGGGCCACCGGCCAGACCCTGGAGCTCCGGGCCGAGGCCGTGAAAAAGGCCGTGGCCCGGGTGGAGGCCGGGTTCCGGGCCGACGCGGCTCCCGAACGGCCCCCGGAGCCCGAGGCCGGCCCGGAGGCCCGCAAACCCGCCGACCGGCCCGGCGAGGGCCGGGAGCGGGTCGAGGGCTACCGCATGGAGGAGGTCAAGGACCCGGCCGACACCACCCGGCTGAGCTCCAGCGGGGTCCAGTGGCTCGCCGCCGTGTTCGTGCTGGTCCTGCTCGCCTTCTTCGGGCTTGGAACCCGGCGACGGTGA
- a CDS encoding sirohydrochlorin cobaltochelatase has product MSPRTTVRGPVCPVRGARPDGREPTAPAVLIVAFGTTTRASLTFSFLDRELCRRLPGHEIRWAYASDRIRKKLNTGRSPETRLRSVPEALAELQADGFTRAVVQPLYVVPGEMYDRLLATVAGFPGLRTEVGGTLLHRWKSLHRLLGALSHDFLPPDEGCNVLVAHGTPSTASGANAVYLGLERTLARHHPNTYLGMVEGVVPPDDTLTAALVHPGERVRFIPLMVVAGDHVMNDVMGENGKGSWRSELEAAGKRVDVPTVRFGDSELYRGLGFVPEAVAVFVDEIQTAMDRL; this is encoded by the coding sequence GTGAGCCCGAGAACGACAGTTCGTGGACCCGTCTGTCCGGTTCGGGGAGCCCGCCCCGACGGCCGGGAGCCGACCGCTCCCGCCGTCCTGATCGTGGCCTTTGGGACCACTACCCGGGCCTCCCTCACCTTCTCCTTCCTCGACCGCGAGCTCTGCCGAAGGCTTCCCGGCCACGAGATCCGGTGGGCCTACGCCTCCGACCGGATCCGAAAGAAGCTCAACACCGGCCGCTCCCCGGAAACCCGGCTTCGCAGCGTACCCGAGGCCCTGGCCGAGCTGCAGGCCGACGGGTTCACCCGGGCCGTGGTCCAGCCCCTCTACGTGGTCCCCGGCGAGATGTACGACCGGCTCCTGGCCACGGTGGCCGGCTTTCCCGGGCTCCGTACGGAGGTGGGGGGCACCTTGCTCCACCGTTGGAAGAGCCTCCACCGTCTCCTCGGCGCCCTGTCCCACGACTTCCTGCCCCCGGACGAGGGATGCAACGTGTTGGTGGCCCACGGCACCCCCTCCACGGCCTCCGGTGCCAACGCCGTCTATCTGGGCCTAGAACGGACGCTGGCGCGTCACCACCCCAACACCTATCTGGGAATGGTGGAGGGCGTGGTGCCCCCCGACGACACGCTGACCGCTGCCCTGGTCCACCCCGGAGAACGGGTGCGGTTCATCCCGCTCATGGTCGTGGCCGGCGACCACGTCATGAACGACGTGATGGGAGAGAACGGCAAGGGGAGCTGGCGCTCCGAGCTGGAGGCGGCCGGCAAGCGGGTGGACGTGCCCACCGTCCGGTTCGGTGACTCCGAGCTGTACCGAGGGCTCGGCTTCGTGCCCGAGGCGGTGGCCGTGTTCGTCGACGAGATCCAAACGGCCATGGACCGCCTGTAG
- a CDS encoding MotA/TolQ/ExbB proton channel family protein: MNLGAVLKSFIYVVSSSLLYPVLALLVLLTLYMLTCAGSFLAEGLDRARRRRTRPGPQGGTSFAEESPAVRAYVSRLRELLQAEEDLREVRVESLLQDHILSLRPSLDRVRLVIRVGPSLGLMGTLIPMGTGLAALGQGDMARLSTDLVIAFTTTVVGLAQGTLAYCIYTVRARWAEEDAKEMELATEILTHSPGAREEADALPVEKPKAVSV; this comes from the coding sequence ATGAATCTAGGCGCCGTGCTCAAGAGCTTCATCTACGTGGTCTCGAGCTCCCTCCTCTACCCCGTGCTCGCGCTCCTCGTCCTCCTGACCCTGTACATGCTCACCTGCGCCGGCTCGTTCCTGGCCGAGGGGCTGGACCGTGCCCGGCGGCGCCGGACGCGCCCCGGGCCCCAGGGAGGAACCTCGTTCGCTGAGGAGTCCCCTGCCGTGCGCGCCTACGTGAGCCGGCTGCGGGAGCTCCTGCAGGCCGAGGAGGACCTGCGGGAGGTCCGGGTGGAGAGTCTGCTCCAGGATCACATCCTGAGCCTCCGGCCCTCCCTGGACCGGGTCCGGCTGGTGATCCGGGTGGGTCCGAGCCTGGGGCTCATGGGCACCCTGATCCCCATGGGCACCGGGCTCGCCGCCCTGGGCCAGGGGGACATGGCGAGGCTCTCCACCGACCTGGTCATCGCGTTCACCACCACCGTGGTGGGGCTGGCCCAGGGCACCCTGGCCTACTGCATCTACACCGTGCGGGCCCGGTGGGCCGAGGAGGACGCAAAGGAGATGGAGCTGGCCACCGAGATCCTGACCCACAGCCCCGGAGCCCGTGAGGAGGCCGATGCGCTACCTGTCGAGAAACCGAAGGCGGTTTCTGTCTGA
- a CDS encoding TonB-dependent receptor plug domain-containing protein — MNRRIAWTLLLACGLGWAAGPPAAAAEAPAAPVLLAPVTVTAEKFPVEERESPRFVTVVTAEELRRTGADNVAEALRRIGGLGYKAFSPIGVTHGGMNSEVVVRGIYGGELVLVNGVPIQNAASRSYDLDTLPLDQVERVEILKGAASTLYGSDAMTGVINIITKTTTRKPRARVSAELGDYAYQSHSASFSNRLVAAGVQYRHMGRLKAISRSFTKGYRYDQGTTNRYSGNLTLTPLEGLIVDLLGSYDTTGFNKIKDGGELSKGTDQEYYRFTGDVRWERESLRAKGFFNWGYLLRDEYTKPSKPTDKDKHANSGVTADYRFAAGPAEITVGGEAVHRRVDYLNKYGVHQRNDYALFLQAKASLADRLTLVLGARQQWIYSDAAGDDYAELLPSAGVTLRVSRALNLFANAGKAFRAPTFNNLYYESSFLVGNPGLDPEEGWTYEVGAKLDTDRASLRLAAFRMDYTDKIEIDRSQGYPLTYFNAGTFESTGIEWNLLLAPFAGRGDLLGRFSLAWAGYWANPVAEDTNDNPYQSGPKHQSSVTLSYDGERCRADVSTVLQTSRERDLDDVTTVNASVKVRLYKGYLTVAVDNLFDQEVEVSGDKTSDTTNRYVYYGLPRLLRVGYEVAF, encoded by the coding sequence ATGAACCGAAGGATCGCTTGGACCCTGCTCCTCGCCTGCGGCCTGGGCTGGGCCGCAGGCCCCCCGGCCGCGGCCGCCGAGGCCCCGGCCGCCCCCGTCCTGCTCGCGCCGGTCACGGTCACCGCCGAGAAGTTCCCGGTGGAGGAGCGGGAGAGCCCCCGGTTCGTGACGGTGGTCACGGCCGAGGAGCTCCGCCGCACCGGAGCGGACAACGTGGCCGAGGCCCTGCGCCGCATCGGGGGGCTCGGGTACAAGGCGTTCAGCCCCATCGGCGTCACCCACGGGGGCATGAACAGCGAGGTGGTAGTCCGGGGGATCTACGGCGGGGAACTCGTCCTCGTCAACGGCGTGCCCATCCAGAACGCCGCGAGCCGCTCCTACGACCTCGACACCCTCCCCCTGGACCAGGTGGAGCGGGTCGAGATCCTCAAGGGCGCCGCCTCCACCCTGTACGGTTCCGACGCCATGACCGGGGTGATCAACATCATCACGAAGACGACGACCCGCAAGCCCCGGGCCCGGGTCTCGGCGGAGCTCGGGGACTACGCGTACCAGAGCCACAGCGCCTCGTTCTCGAACCGCCTGGTGGCCGCCGGGGTCCAGTACCGCCACATGGGCCGGCTCAAGGCGATCTCCCGGAGCTTCACCAAGGGGTACCGGTACGATCAGGGCACCACCAACCGGTACTCGGGCAACCTGACGCTGACCCCGCTGGAGGGGCTGATCGTGGACCTGCTGGGGAGCTACGACACCACCGGGTTCAACAAGATCAAGGACGGCGGCGAGCTGTCCAAGGGAACCGACCAGGAGTACTACCGGTTCACCGGTGACGTGCGGTGGGAGCGCGAGTCCCTGCGGGCCAAGGGCTTCTTCAACTGGGGCTACCTCCTGCGGGACGAGTACACGAAACCCAGCAAGCCCACCGACAAGGACAAGCACGCCAACTCGGGGGTGACGGCGGACTACCGGTTCGCCGCCGGCCCGGCCGAGATCACCGTGGGCGGCGAGGCGGTACACCGGCGGGTGGACTACCTGAACAAGTACGGCGTCCACCAGCGCAACGACTACGCCTTGTTCCTCCAGGCCAAGGCCAGCCTGGCGGACCGCCTGACCCTCGTGCTGGGCGCCCGGCAGCAGTGGATCTACTCCGACGCCGCCGGCGACGACTACGCCGAGCTCCTGCCGAGCGCCGGCGTCACCCTCCGCGTGAGCCGGGCCCTGAACCTCTTTGCCAACGCGGGCAAGGCCTTCCGGGCCCCCACGTTCAACAACCTCTACTACGAGAGCAGCTTCCTCGTGGGGAACCCCGGGCTCGACCCCGAGGAGGGGTGGACCTACGAGGTGGGGGCCAAGCTCGACACCGACCGGGCCTCCCTGCGGCTGGCCGCGTTCCGCATGGACTACACCGACAAGATCGAGATCGACCGGTCCCAGGGCTACCCCCTCACCTACTTCAACGCCGGCACCTTCGAGTCCACGGGGATCGAGTGGAACCTGCTGCTCGCGCCCTTTGCCGGCCGGGGCGACCTGCTCGGGCGCTTCTCCCTGGCCTGGGCGGGGTACTGGGCCAACCCCGTGGCCGAGGACACCAACGACAACCCGTACCAGTCGGGCCCCAAGCACCAGAGCTCCGTCACCCTGTCCTACGACGGCGAGCGGTGCCGGGCCGACGTGTCCACCGTGCTCCAGACGAGCCGCGAGCGGGACCTGGACGACGTCACCACGGTGAACGCCTCGGTCAAGGTGCGCCTGTACAAAGGTTACCTAACGGTGGCCGTGGACAACCTGTTCGACCAGGAGGTGGAGGTGTCCGGGGACAAGACCTCCGACACCACGAACCGGTACGTGTACTACGGCCTGCCCCGCCTGCTGCGGGTGGGCTACGAGGTGGCGTTCTGA